Sequence from the Clostridium botulinum genome:
TATCATCATTGAAATAATTTCTATTTAAATATTCAATTAAATTTTGTATTGCAAGCAACATTTTATGGAAGTCCTCGCCTACTATTTCATTATCATCAAATAAATTTTTAGATTCATTTGCTATTTTTAAAGCTATTTCCTGTTTGTTCCTTACCTTTTCTAAATCCATATTCAAATATTCTTATTATCATTGTACTATCATTTTTAGTTTGAAATTCAAGGTGATAAGTAACCTTATTACTAACTTCATTATTTAACAATTCAAAGAATACATCTCCTCTTAAAGTATCAAATGTATCCATTATAAATTCATTGTTGCTTACTGATAACTCAACTTCATCAGTACTAAAATTTTCTTCAAAGATTCCATTTAATAAATTAACTAGCACTTTTTTAGATGTAGAAAATAAAAACTTCAATACTTCATCAAGTTTTACTTTTTCATTACTAACTGTCAAATTACACCTACCTTACTCTATTTTAATTATAACCTAAATTTCATATCCTTAAAACAACTAATAAACTTAAACTTGTACCTGTAAAAATTTACACCCCAGGAGTAATTTCTAAAGTGGTGATTTGCCCCCTTTGAATAAAACTATTATTTGTAAAGTTCTGGACCCCATGGGTAAACAAAAAAATTATATATTTCAAAATCTCATAAAGATAAATAAATCTTTTCATCAACTTTCAACTCTCCATTCTCACCCCTAAACCTTTTTGCTTTTTAAACAAAAAAAGCCAGAGCTTTCACCCTGACTTCTTTATGTGTTAAAAACTGATTTAATTTTAATAATTAAATATTAACTCACATAATTCTATTTAAAACTAAGATCTTTTATAAGTTTTTCTAAATAAATTTATGATTTAGTCATTCAAAATGAAACTCGATTCACTTTACTCACTGAGTAAGTTCCACTAACTAAATCATAGATTTAGATATTTTAAAAGAAACTCGACTCCCTATGGTCGCTGAGTAAGCGATTCACACTAAATCATAGATTTAGGTTCTCTGCTTATCTTAATAATTGAAGAACTCCTTGTGGTTGTTGGTTAGCTTGAGCAAGCATAGCTTGTGCAGCTTGGCTAAGAATGTTATTCTTAGAGAAGTTCATCATTTCTTTAGCCATATCAACGTCTCTAATTCTTGATTCTGCTGCACTTAAATTTTCTGATGCTGTACCTAAGTTGTTAATTGTATGTTCTAACCTATTTTGGTATGCACCAAGTTTTGATCTTTCAGTAGATACTTGATCTATAGCTTTTTGTATTGTTGTAACTGATTTATCTGATGATTTAGCATCACTTACATCTATAGAATCCACCCCTAAAGCTTTAGCTCTCATATCTCCTATTGATAATGCTATATTTTGTCCTTCATTAGCGCCTATTTGTAAATTGGCTCCAACTGAGTCAACTTTAATTTTGTTTTTGGCTGTTAATGATGTAACAGCTTCTTTAACTTCTAATTTTAATCCTTCTGCATTTCCTGCCTTAGAATCTAAAGTTACAAAATCACCTTTTCCAGTGTATGTTTTACCCTCTATAGTAACAGAAGCATCCACCCCATCAGTTTGATTTATTGTTGTTCCAGCAAGTTTTACAGCTAACTTAGCATCTGATCCTTTATCAGCACTAGTTGCCACTAATTTATGTGATGTTCCATCTTCTGATAATACAACATCCGATCCAGCTGCTCTAAGCTTATCATTCAACATATCTACAGTATCATCTGTTGCTAATGTTATTTTAACACCATTTATTTCTAATACTTTACCATTGTCAGTAGAAACAACTTTATTGCTTACAAGTGCTTCTCCTATTCCATTTACTTTGGCAGCTGTAGCTACTGTTGAATCAGTTATTGTTATTTCTGCATCTATTTTAGTTTTATCTGATGAACCAACAACATTTAATTTTCCAGCTAAATTATCTTCAACTGTAGATTTTACATTTGTTTCCCCATTTAATAACTTTTTAGTATTAAATTCAGTAGTATTTCCTATTCTATCAAGCTCTGAAGTTAATTGTTCCATTTCTTTTTGTATTTGTCCTCTATCTGCTTCATTATTTGTATCATTAGCACCTTGTACTCCTAATTCTCTCATTCTTTGAAGAATTGAATGAGTTTCATTTAAAGCACCTTCAGCTGTTTGAATCATTGATATTCCATCTTGTCCATTTCTTGAAGCTTGGTCTAATCCTCTGATTTGACCTCTCATTTTTTCTGAGATTGCAAGACCTGCTGCATCATCTCCAGCTCTGTTTATTCTTAAACCTGAACTTAATTTTTCCATTGATTTACCACTGTTAACAGTGTTCATTCCCATGTTTCTGTGTGCGTTCATTGCGTTCATATTGTGATTGATTATCATAATAAAATACCTCCTTGAATTTTAAAGTGGACATCCTTTTCCACCGTCATTTATTTTTTTTATATTTATAGAAACCCTTACGGGATAACTAACATCGTTGAGTTGAGAATTGAGAGTGACAAGTTTTATTCTTCCATAGCTCTCAAATTCTCTTTTGTCGTTTTGACTATTGATGCAAGTATAGTATTTAATTCATTGCAATCAGATATGACTGACTTTGATTCAACTATACTTATATAGTCAATTACTTTTAAATGTTCTACTCTCGCGTTATGTGATAAAATTGAAATAAAAAAAGAGCGATCTTCATTAAACCTTAGCTTCCTGCTAATATTTAATGAAAATCACTCTTCCTGAGCTTGTACTATTATTTAATTTTGTTTTAATATGTCTAGCTTTAATTATTTATATATAATCACTTTGCTAGACCTTAATATAATTTTTAAAGTAGTTAAAAGTATTATTTACCTCTTTTTTCGTATACTTCGCCTCTTACAATTTCAATTTCTCTTGGTGCATCAATGGCAAGTCTTAAATTGCCTTCTTCAGTCCTTACGACTGCAACCTTTATTTTATTATCTATTACTATATATTCACCCGGTTTACGGCCTAAAACTAACATTCAACACAGTCCCCCTAACGCTTGTCGTATAAATAAAAATAGGAGAAACACATCCTAAAACTTAGCATCCTGCTAAACTAATAGGATAATATGCTCCTCCTGAGTACTTTAATTGCATCTTGCAAGTAAAGCAAATTTTAAATTTAAAGTAAAATAACTTCTTGTTATTTTATAAGACAAGCCTCTTCCTGAGACATTTAAATTCATCCTGAATCATCTTATGTTTATATTATCGTAAGATTTATTATCCACTTTATACTTATTTTAAAAATTTTTTCTAAGAGCATAAATAACTTTTATGTAAAATTATATACTAATTGTAACTTACTCCATTTAATTATATCATATATATCATTTTCTTCAATAAATTTCTAATTTTATTCACTACTATTTAAAAGTAAATAAAGAAAACCACTCAATTAATAAAATTAAGTGGTATTTTTAACAAATCTTAAATAATTTCTACATTATATAGTAAGTATTTTTAATTTTAATTTACATATAATAATTTAAATAACTTTTAATTCATTTAAATTATTTACTCCATTTAAAATCTCAATATAATCAGTAAGAATTACTTTTGAATTTAATTCTTTTATTGAATCTAATTTTTCTGTTAAAGACGCTATCTTATTATTAAGATTTATATTTTTATTCTTAATAATATTAATTACATCTTTATTCATATTATCATTTACTAACAAATTATTCATTTTATCTTTTACTAGCCAAGTGTATAAATCATATATATTAGTAACCAATAATCTATTAGCATCTATATAATTTATTAGATTTTCATCATTTTCATCAACATTATTAGCTTTTAATTTTTCCTCAATCATTGTTGATACAAGTATATTATTTCTTATAGTATTATAATTTGGTGTTATCCCATTCATTGTCTCTTCCATACTCTTTAACAAATCTGTAGTAACTTCACTATTCATTTCTATAAGATCCTTTTTAGCATCGTTTGCTCTATATTGTAAAACAAATCTACTTAAGAATAACCCAATAATAGATCCTATTATTACAAATAATATTCTATTAACACTTAAAACTGCTGTTCCTCCCATAAGTGCAGCTGAGCCTATAGCAGATATGGTAACAAATATTGTACTATATTTATATTGTTTTACATAACCATTTAAATAACCAGCTAACATAATAATTATTGTTCTTGCAGTTAATCCTTTAAATATATAAAACAAAGATGCAATTATAGCTGTACCTACAAATGTTGATAATATTCTATACTTAAATTTTTGTCTAGATACTTCATAATGTGGCTGAACTAACGAATGTATCGTAAATATAATCCACCTTCCTTCAGCTAAATGAAAATAATCTGAAATAAATGCACCTATAGCAATTCCAAGTCCTAATCTAAAAGCATAGGAAAACCTTAATGAATCTAAAGTAAAATGTTTTTTATAAACATTCATCATTTTAAACTGTTCTGGTATTTTATCTTCTTTACTTATTAAATTATATTTTTTCTTATCTAATGCTTTTAATTCATATAAGCTAGTTTTTAATAAATGTAAAGAATTAATCATTCTGAAAAATATAATATTAGTAGTATCTTTAATTTTATATTTTTCTAATAACTCATTAAATAATATATCTAAATTTTCTAAGTTATTTTCATCTTCAAGACATATCTTCACATTATCTATAGAGATTATTATATCCTCTTCTAATTCACTTAAATATTCTACATTTTCCTTAACTCTTATGTTGTTAATATCATTTAAAAGTAAATTTAATTTATCTAGAGCTAATGATATATTAAGTTTTATTCTACTTTCTTCTGTTATATAAAAATGTTCTGCTCTTTTGTCATAAATAATTTTTCTAAATTCATTTATTGATGAATTTATTTCATAATCTATTTTTTCAAAAGATTCACCATTTCTAATAGCCCTTATTTTTTGCAACATACTTGTACAGGTCTTAGCTAAAAGTTTATTTCCCATTTTATAAACTCTATTTCTATTAGCAATTAATTGAATTGCCATAATAGAAACTGCTCCAAAAGCTAAAGAGAATAATCTTTTTGGTAGCTGATCAGCTGCAACAGGAAATGCTAATATGAATACATATTGAAGCGTAAAGGGTATATAGCTTGGAGCTTTTAAGCTATAACATAAAGTATATGCTATAAAAAATAAACTTATAAAATTAAGTGGTATAGCTAAAAACATATTTGTTGAAGCTAAATAAGTTATTATTCCCATTGAGACATTAAAAATAACTAACTGTAATGTACTTTTTACAGGATTCAATGTTAAGTCCTTACTTAAAAACATAAGCATTGCAGTTACTGTAGTAACACCTATTAATATATTTTCATCTCCAAATACACTTTTGAAGCCTATTATAAATACTATAATACATAAAAACAGTATAGTTTGTGATACTATTTTCTTTTTCATTTAATCACCTTTTCTCATTTGATTTTTAAGAGTTAAAAAGCATTTTACCATAAAATAAAAAATCATACAATAACGTATTATTGTATGATTTTTTATTGATTTTTATAAAGTTATCAACACTATCCACAACATGTTGTTGATAACTTTCACTTTAATACTCAACATATTGTGTAGTATGTAAATTTCAGTTAAAATTAAACTCATTATTTATTACGCTTTTTTGTCATATGCTGACCTATATGATAGAATTGCAAAATTAGTCTTCTAATCATATAGTCTTTCATGCATTTTCTTAAAGCATACTTAAAAAACATAAAAATAAAATATGCATTTTTGTTATTTATACATTTATAGATGTTTTATACTATTTAAAAATAAAAATTACTGTTTATTTGTATACTATTCACCACACATAAGTAGAATAATTAGATATTATGCATTTATTTTAGCTATTTAATGTTTAAAAAATTTAAAACTACTTATGCTGTGGATAAAATAAATTTTATATTTTATTTCTTAATATTTAAAATATCTTTTATGACTTCTCCTGCAATTATCATACCTGCAACTGGTGGTACAAAAGACATACTTCCTGGTGTTTGTCTTTTCTTTATTACTATTTTATTTTCATCAATTCCATTATCATTTGCTTCAGAATTACAAGCTACACTATTATCAACGCTAGGTCTTAGTGGCATTTCTTCTGAATAAACTACTTTTAATTTTTCTACGCCTCTTTTTTTAAGTTCACATCTCATTACTTTTGCTAAAGGACATACCTTTGTTTTAAATACATCAGTAACTTTAAATTGTGTAGGATCTAATTTATTTCCTGTTCCCATAGAGCTCATTATTCTTATATTATTTTTATAACAATGCTCTGCTAAAGCAAGTTTTGATGTTACTGTGTCTATTGCATCTACTATATAATCAATATCTGCTGGAATTATTTCAGGTATATTGTCTCTATTAACAAATGTTTTATGAGTAATAACATTGCAATCCTTATTTATAGAAAGAATTCTTTCCTTCATTGCTTCAACTTTAGGTTCATCTATTGTATTATATGTAGCGTGAATTTGTCTATTTAAGTTTGTTAAAGAAATTGTGTCATTGTCAACTAGTATAAGTTCACCAACGCCGGATCTTGCAAGTGCTTCAACAGTAAAGCTTCCTACTCCACCAATTCCAAAAATCATTACCTTACTATTTTTTAATTTATCTAAACTATCTTTTCCTACTAATAATTCTGTTCTTAATAAAGAATGTTCTAACATTTTTTGTGTCTCCTTTATGCTCTTAGTTAATATTTATTTCAAATTAAATTATTTATATTTCCAAAGTAATTTATCTATATTATCTTCCCTTACCTCTTTAATAACTATGTACACTAATATATTAATCTATTATATATGTTAAAATATAATTTATTTATTATTTATAACAACAGTGTCAATTTACATTGTTGATTTCAATTTACAACATATATATTAACTAAAATACTATAATCTATTGTATTAACTAACTAGATTATAATAAATTCCTACATTAATATACTCATAGTTTCTTATATAACAAGATAAATTATACTATGAAATACTTAGCTCATTATATCAGAAACAATTAAGATATTACTATTAAATTTTTCTTTTAATGTTTATAATATAAATTATGTAACTATTAAGTTTTAGTTCAATATTAATTCCATTATTATTTTATATTGAGATATTAAAATGCAAAACTAAACCTTTATACATATTATATTTTTGGATATTAGTTTATTAAAATATAAAACTAAATTCAATTTATAACTAAACATAATATAACTTAATTTTTAGGAGGATTTTTTTATTATGACAATTGGAATAATTGCTGCTATGGCAGAAGAATTAGAAATATTATTAAAAGATTTAAATCTTGAAGAAAAAAAAGAAAAAGCAAATATGGTTTTTCATAAAGGAACTATAAATAATAAAAATGTTGTTGCTGTTGTTTGCGGAATAGGTAAAGTAAATTCAGCTGTATGTACTCAAATATTAATATCTGAATACAATGTTGATAAAGTTGTAAATGTTGGTGTTGCTGGCGGTATTGGTAAAGATATTTACCCAGGAGACATTGTTGTTGCTGAAAATTTAGTACAACACGATATGGACACTTCAGCATTTGGAGATAAAATTGGTCAAATTCCAAGACTTGATACATTTGATTTTAAATGTGACAAAGATATGGTTGCTGCTGCAAAAAAATCTTGTGAAGAAATATCTGAATTAAATAGTTTTACTGGAAGAATAGTTTCTGGAGATCAATTTGTAGCTAACTTAGAAAAAATTCAATGGCTTGAAAAAGAATTTGGAGCTATTTCTTGTGAAATGGAAGGTGCTAGCATAGCTCAAGTTTGTTACTTAAACTCAATTCCATTCGTAGTTATTAGATCAATTTCTGATAATGCAAATAATGGAGCTCATATGGATTATGAAAAATTCACTCCAATTGCAGTTAAAAACTCAACTAATATACTTAAAAATATGTTAGAAAAACTATAAGAACAAAAGGTCCAAGTTGGTGACTGTCACCAACTTGGACCTTTTTTAGTTAAGAGTAAACTTACTTCATAGTAAAATAATCAGAAACTTGAACCTTACAGTTTCCTAAATTATCATTTACTTTTTGAGTATCATAAATTCTTGCAAGCTTTATCTTACCTGCTCCATTTTTAATCCAGTTATAACCTACATTTTTAAATTCTAATGTATTAGTATTTCCATCGCAGTAAACAGTTTTTACATATGCACTATTATCAGATTCAGCACCATATAATACATAAGTTCCTGCTGCAAAGTTTTCTTTACCTTGAACTGTGCAATTAAATTTACTATTTTCTTTTTTAGTAGATGCATTAGTTATTTCATTAGTTAATTTATCCTTACTTGCAACCTGCATCGTAGATGACTTAAGGATTGCGCCTTTATTATTTTTAATTTGTGATACTATATAATCATTTGCATTCATTTCCCCTAATATATCAGTTATATATATAGTAGCATTTGATCCACTTAATTTATCTGCCTTATCCCATTTTATAGTATCTACAATCTTATTATTTGAGCTATAAAGATCACACTTAACATCATATTCAGCATTATTTTTAATTTCGTAATTAAAAGATACATCTTGTTTATCTATATTCAACTTAGATACATCTGAATAATTTGAATTTGAACTACTGTGATGTTTGCCACCACTTGATTTCTTTTCTGTATTATCATCAACTTTTTCCGTTTCATTTTTTTGTTCAGTTCCAGCATTATTATTAGTAGTATTATTGGTATTTTGGTTTGTAGTTATATCTATATTTCCTGGTGCAAATTCCTTAACTATCTTAGGGATTTCACTACTTAC
This genomic interval carries:
- a CDS encoding flagellin; the encoded protein is MIINHNMNAMNAHRNMGMNTVNSGKSMEKLSSGLRINRAGDDAAGLAISEKMRGQIRGLDQASRNGQDGISMIQTAEGALNETHSILQRMRELGVQGANDTNNEADRGQIQKEMEQLTSELDRIGNTTEFNTKKLLNGETNVKSTVEDNLAGKLNVVGSSDKTKIDAEITITDSTVATAAKVNGIGEALVSNKVVSTDNGKVLEINGVKITLATDDTVDMLNDKLRAAGSDVVLSEDGTSHKLVATSADKGSDAKLAVKLAGTTINQTDGVDASVTIEGKTYTGKGDFVTLDSKAGNAEGLKLEVKEAVTSLTAKNKIKVDSVGANLQIGANEGQNIALSIGDMRAKALGVDSIDVSDAKSSDKSVTTIQKAIDQVSTERSKLGAYQNRLEHTINNLGTASENLSAAESRIRDVDMAKEMMNFSKNNILSQAAQAMLAQANQQPQGVLQLLR
- a CDS encoding carbon storage regulator, whose translation is MLVLGRKPGEYIVIDNKIKVAVVRTEEGNLRLAIDAPREIEIVRGEVYEKRGK
- a CDS encoding FUSC family protein — its product is MKKKIVSQTILFLCIIVFIIGFKSVFGDENILIGVTTVTAMLMFLSKDLTLNPVKSTLQLVIFNVSMGIITYLASTNMFLAIPLNFISLFFIAYTLCYSLKAPSYIPFTLQYVFILAFPVAADQLPKRLFSLAFGAVSIMAIQLIANRNRVYKMGNKLLAKTCTSMLQKIRAIRNGESFEKIDYEINSSINEFRKIIYDKRAEHFYITEESRIKLNISLALDKLNLLLNDINNIRVKENVEYLSELEEDIIISIDNVKICLEDENNLENLDILFNELLEKYKIKDTTNIIFFRMINSLHLLKTSLYELKALDKKKYNLISKEDKIPEQFKMMNVYKKHFTLDSLRFSYAFRLGLGIAIGAFISDYFHLAEGRWIIFTIHSLVQPHYEVSRQKFKYRILSTFVGTAIIASLFYIFKGLTARTIIIMLAGYLNGYVKQYKYSTIFVTISAIGSAALMGGTAVLSVNRILFVIIGSIIGLFLSRFVLQYRANDAKKDLIEMNSEVTTDLLKSMEETMNGITPNYNTIRNNILVSTMIEEKLKANNVDENDENLINYIDANRLLVTNIYDLYTWLVKDKMNNLLVNDNMNKDVINIIKNKNINLNNKIASLTEKLDSIKELNSKVILTDYIEILNGVNNLNELKVI
- a CDS encoding tRNA threonylcarbamoyladenosine dehydratase gives rise to the protein MLEHSLLRTELLVGKDSLDKLKNSKVMIFGIGGVGSFTVEALARSGVGELILVDNDTISLTNLNRQIHATYNTIDEPKVEAMKERILSINKDCNVITHKTFVNRDNIPEIIPADIDYIVDAIDTVTSKLALAEHCYKNNIRIMSSMGTGNKLDPTQFKVTDVFKTKVCPLAKVMRCELKKRGVEKLKVVYSEEMPLRPSVDNSVACNSEANDNGIDENKIVIKKRQTPGSMSFVPPVAGMIIAGEVIKDILNIKK
- a CDS encoding 5'-methylthioadenosine/adenosylhomocysteine nucleosidase, whose product is MTIGIIAAMAEELEILLKDLNLEEKKEKANMVFHKGTINNKNVVAVVCGIGKVNSAVCTQILISEYNVDKVVNVGVAGGIGKDIYPGDIVVAENLVQHDMDTSAFGDKIGQIPRLDTFDFKCDKDMVAAAKKSCEEISELNSFTGRIVSGDQFVANLEKIQWLEKEFGAISCEMEGASIAQVCYLNSIPFVVIRSISDNANNGAHMDYEKFTPIAVKNSTNILKNMLEKL
- a CDS encoding N-acetylmuramoyl-L-alanine amidase family protein; its protein translation is MKSARLKKITAAVMALSIIASVSPVGASAAWKQDNNGWWNDKESSYSVGWENINNTWYYFNQDGYMKTGWVNDNGTWYYTDASGAMKTGWVNDGGNWYYTSQSGSMQTGWINDNGTWYYTDNSGSMKTGWVSDNGKWYYTSSNGAMQTGVVKVDNKVYSLGQNGEMQKGNVIIEGKTYTFSESGECVSSEIPKIVKEFAPGNIDITTNQNTNNTTNNNAGTEQKNETEKVDDNTEKKSSGGKHHSSSNSNYSDVSKLNIDKQDVSFNYEIKNNAEYDVKCDLYSSNNKIVDTIKWDKADKLSGSNATIYITDILGEMNANDYIVSQIKNNKGAILKSSTMQVASKDKLTNEITNASTKKENSKFNCTVQGKENFAAGTYVLYGAESDNSAYVKTVYCDGNTNTLEFKNVGYNWIKNGAGKIKLARIYDTQKVNDNLGNCKVQVSDYFTMK